Proteins encoded in a region of the Clostridium butyricum genome:
- the yidD gene encoding membrane protein insertion efficiency factor YidD, which translates to MKKLLISLINFYRKFISPGRPSCCKYRPTCSQYALDAINKYGAFRGSIMAVYRILRCNPFSKGGYDPVK; encoded by the coding sequence ATGAAGAAACTACTAATAAGTCTAATTAATTTTTATAGAAAATTTATTTCACCAGGGAGACCTTCGTGCTGTAAATACAGGCCTACATGTTCTCAATATGCTTTAGATGCTATAAATAAATATGGTGCATTTAGAGGAAGTATTATGGCAGTTTACAGAATTTTAAGATGTAATCCCTTTTCTAAAGGTGGATATGACCC
- the rnpA gene encoding ribonuclease P protein component, whose product MIYRLKKNFEFKFVYRRGKSFANELLVMYILKNKRNKDKENNLYNKLGVSVSKKVGNSVVRSRSKRLISESFRLNCNYILKGYDFIFIARNPIVDKNYFDVEKSMINLIKKAGLYINEETTNKSN is encoded by the coding sequence ATGATTTATAGATTAAAAAAAAATTTTGAATTTAAATTTGTATATAGAAGAGGCAAATCTTTTGCCAATGAACTTCTAGTTATGTATATATTAAAAAATAAAAGGAATAAAGATAAAGAAAATAATCTTTATAATAAATTAGGTGTTTCTGTAAGTAAAAAAGTTGGAAACAGTGTTGTTAGAAGTAGATCAAAGAGATTAATAAGCGAAAGTTTTAGATTAAATTGCAATTATATATTAAAAGGATACGATTTTATTTTTATAGCTAGAAATCCTATCGTAGACAAAAATTATTTTGACGTAGAAAAATCTATGATAAATTTAATTAAAAAGGCAGGCTTATATATTAATGAAGAAACTACTAATAAGTCTAATTAA